A genomic window from Alkalihalobacillus sp. AL-G includes:
- the fabD gene encoding ACP S-malonyltransferase, whose protein sequence is MGKIAFLFPGQGSQQVGMGQDFKESNEQSAQVFSLADERLEYSLSDIIANGPVEELTRTENTQPALLTTSIAILEALKEYDIQPDYTAGHSLGEYSALVASEAMRFEDAVYAVHQRGMFMEEAVPAGIGAMSAVLGMDQDVLEKITTRVTSSGDSVQLANLNCPGQVVISGSKEGVEKASELAKSEGAKRIIPLQVSGPFHSELMKPAAEKMETILDKLSIIDAKVPVIANVTAKPIEKTGEIRAKLIEQIYSPVRWEETIRYLLDQDVDTFIEIGPGKVLSGLVKKIHRRAKTLAISNPDSLKEAVQKLKEV, encoded by the coding sequence GTGGGGAAAATTGCGTTTTTATTTCCAGGTCAAGGATCTCAACAGGTCGGGATGGGACAAGATTTCAAAGAAAGTAACGAACAATCTGCACAGGTATTCAGCCTAGCTGATGAACGTCTTGAATACTCTCTTTCGGACATCATTGCAAATGGGCCTGTTGAGGAATTGACGAGAACAGAAAACACACAACCAGCTTTGTTAACGACAAGTATTGCGATTTTAGAGGCCTTGAAAGAATACGATATTCAACCCGATTATACGGCAGGACACAGCTTGGGTGAATATTCAGCTTTGGTAGCTTCAGAGGCAATGAGGTTCGAGGATGCTGTATACGCTGTCCATCAAAGAGGAATGTTTATGGAAGAGGCGGTACCGGCAGGAATCGGGGCAATGTCAGCGGTTCTCGGTATGGACCAGGATGTTCTCGAAAAGATTACAACTCGTGTGACCTCATCTGGGGACTCGGTTCAGCTTGCTAATTTGAATTGTCCTGGGCAAGTCGTCATCTCAGGTTCAAAGGAAGGTGTTGAAAAAGCATCTGAGCTTGCAAAATCTGAAGGCGCAAAGCGGATCATCCCTTTGCAGGTTAGCGGACCGTTCCACTCTGAGTTGATGAAGCCCGCAGCTGAGAAAATGGAAACGATTCTTGATAAGCTTTCGATTATAGATGCTAAAGTACCGGTAATTGCAAATGTTACTGCAAAGCCTATTGAGAAAACTGGTGAGATTCGAGCGAAACTCATTGAACAAATCTATTCTCCTGTTCGATGGGAAGAAACGATCCGTTATTTATTGGATCAAGACGTTGACACATTCATTGAAATCGGACCAGGGAAAGTACTTTCGGGTCTCGTGAAAAAAATACACCGACGTGCAAAGACGCTCGCTATTTCAAATCCGGATTCATTGAAAGAAGCTGTACAGAAACTTAAGGAGGTATAA
- the fabG gene encoding 3-oxoacyl-[acyl-carrier-protein] reductase has product MLTGKSALVTGASRGIGRAIAIELARQGASVAVNYSGSEARARQVVEEIHENGGKAIAIQANVAKLDSVTSMVKEVTTTFGSLDILVNNAGITRDNLLMRMKEEEWDEVINTNLKGVFNCTKAVTRTMMKQRSGRIINIASIVGVSGNPGQANYVASKAGVIGLTKTTAKELSSRGITVNAVAPGFIETDMTDALDKDVKDEMLKQIPLARLGRPEDIASAVKFLAGDESSYITGQTLHIDGGMVM; this is encoded by the coding sequence ATGCTTACAGGTAAATCTGCGTTAGTGACTGGTGCATCAAGGGGTATTGGACGTGCGATTGCAATTGAACTTGCTCGACAAGGTGCTTCAGTTGCCGTAAACTATTCTGGTAGCGAAGCGAGAGCAAGACAAGTCGTTGAAGAAATTCACGAGAACGGCGGAAAAGCAATTGCAATCCAGGCTAACGTTGCTAAATTGGATTCAGTTACTTCGATGGTGAAAGAAGTCACAACAACGTTCGGTTCCTTGGACATTCTTGTCAATAATGCAGGGATTACGCGGGACAATCTGCTGATGAGAATGAAAGAAGAGGAATGGGACGAAGTTATTAACACAAACCTTAAAGGAGTGTTTAACTGTACGAAAGCGGTCACTCGTACCATGATGAAGCAGCGTTCAGGTAGGATTATCAATATTGCCTCAATTGTAGGAGTTTCAGGTAATCCAGGGCAAGCGAATTATGTAGCCTCCAAGGCCGGAGTTATCGGGTTGACGAAAACAACAGCTAAAGAACTTTCTAGTAGAGGGATTACAGTCAATGCTGTTGCGCCTGGTTTTATCGAAACCGATATGACCGATGCTCTCGATAAGGATGTTAAAGATGAAATGCTTAAGCAAATTCCACTTGCCCGTCTTGGTCGTCCAGAAGATATCGCATCTGCAGTTAAGTTTTTAGCAGGTGATGAGAGCAGCTATATAACCGGACAAACGCTGCATATAGATGGCGGCATGGTAATGTAG
- the acpP gene encoding acyl carrier protein, with the protein MAEIQERITKIIVDRLGVDEEEVKVEASFKEDLGADSLDVVELVMELEDEFDMEISDEDAEKISTVGDVLNYIKSHQ; encoded by the coding sequence GTGGCAGAAATTCAAGAGCGAATCACAAAAATCATTGTTGACCGTTTAGGTGTTGATGAGGAAGAAGTGAAAGTTGAAGCTTCTTTTAAAGAGGATCTCGGTGCGGACTCACTTGATGTTGTTGAGCTTGTTATGGAGCTTGAAGACGAGTTTGATATGGAGATTTCTGATGAAGATGCAGAAAAAATTTCTACTGTTGGCGATGTGTTGAATTACATAAAGAGCCATCAATAG
- the rnc gene encoding ribonuclease III — MPNRTSSKKYTRSKRRPLTFDELSARFQTFQNSMNIRFKQEKLLFQAFTHSSYVNEHRKRPSEDNERLEFLGDAVLELTISQYLYKKFTTMSEGELTKLRAAIVCEPSLVTFAHLLDFGELVLLGKGEENTGGRTRPALLADVFEAFIGALYLDQGIEAVEGFLERFVYPKINEGAFSHVMDYKSQLQEYIQRENHGLLEYRIAQETGPAHNRQFTSEVYLNNQRLGVGHGRSKKEAEQHAAQEALQVITKQ, encoded by the coding sequence ATGCCTAACCGCACATCATCAAAGAAATATACAAGATCAAAACGAAGACCTTTAACGTTTGATGAGCTATCCGCTCGATTTCAAACCTTTCAAAACTCCATGAATATCCGTTTTAAACAGGAAAAACTGCTTTTTCAGGCTTTCACTCATTCTTCTTATGTGAATGAGCATCGTAAACGTCCAAGTGAGGATAACGAGCGCCTTGAGTTTTTAGGAGATGCAGTACTCGAACTGACAATCTCTCAATATCTTTATAAAAAGTTTACAACCATGTCTGAGGGTGAACTGACAAAATTACGGGCTGCGATTGTTTGTGAACCATCGCTCGTAACGTTTGCACATCTTCTCGACTTTGGTGAGCTTGTTCTTTTAGGTAAAGGGGAAGAAAATACTGGTGGCCGAACTCGCCCAGCTCTCCTGGCTGATGTTTTTGAAGCGTTCATCGGAGCCCTTTATCTTGATCAAGGAATCGAAGCTGTGGAAGGCTTTTTAGAGCGCTTTGTCTATCCGAAAATAAATGAAGGTGCTTTTTCCCATGTGATGGATTATAAAAGTCAGTTGCAGGAATATATTCAACGCGAAAATCATGGATTATTGGAATATAGGATTGCCCAGGAAACCGGTCCTGCACACAATCGGCAGTTTACTTCTGAGGTATATTTGAACAATCAAAGACTCGGAGTCGGACACGGTCGTTCTAAAAAGGAGGCTGAACAGCATGCCGCGCAAGAGGCATTGCAGGTGATTACAAAACAGTGA
- a CDS encoding DUF1128 domain-containing protein, translated as MDLSVKSGENVAFMLEQMQKQMQVVNSGVMKPEDYDIEQYDDLKDLHAYVMKKNHFSVRETEGIIQELSDLRKK; from the coding sequence ATGGATTTAAGTGTAAAAAGTGGTGAAAACGTAGCATTCATGCTTGAACAAATGCAAAAGCAAATGCAGGTTGTAAATAGTGGTGTAATGAAACCAGAGGATTATGATATTGAACAATATGATGATCTTAAAGATCTCCACGCCTATGTAATGAAAAAGAATCACTTCAGCGTACGTGAAACAGAAGGAATCATTCAAGAGCTTAGTGATCTTCGTAAAAAATAA